The Plasmodium chabaudi chabaudi strain AS genome assembly, chromosome: 14 genome contains the following window.
ataaattatttatatgatgcatacagtatatattataaaaatttaaaaacaataaaaaaaaataaatatcaaaTTAATAAGAATATACGCGTATTTTGCTACACCTTCTAAATCtggctttttttttattactaatCTTTATACTTCAAAGTTGTGAAAATAccatttgaaaaataagcaTCGCAAATATATACCccaattattttgtaacaatatgtacatataaaaacgaatatttatatgcgaagttatatacataaagaaataaaaatactgaactttatgtaaaatgatagaaaataaagtatTCTTAAGCggggaataaaaaaaataaatctaaGCATACATATACGCAGATtttcacatatatatatatatttccacACACacattatatttgttacaaaaaaattcaatagATAAAGAAGACCAGATTAGGTGTGTGTGGATATTAccaatttatatttctacCTACgtttaaatcaaaaaaagtaaatatataattttttttcagataTATAGAGCATAGATATTATATAGTTATATAGCCGgaatacatttatttacacggcttatttaaatattcttcTATACACTTGAGacattattcattttaaagAGACTTATATAAGAAACATCGACGAGAGCCCgggatttttatttgttcgCCTGACCCAGCTAGCCAAAGATGGATGAACTTGAAGTAGCAATTTTGTGCCTATATGGAAATGAAAGTTCGCagattaataaaaatgaggCACGAAAATATTGTGAAATGTTTCAGAACAATAGTGATAGTTGGAAATATTGcattacaaaattaattgaATCAGATAaattagaaataaaatttttttgtgttaatgtaataatagaaaaattagggacattaaaaattgaagatttgatatatataaaaaattcattatatacctatttagaaaaaaaatatataacaattaaTGAAGACCCATGTGtagttaataaaataatacaattatatttatatttgattgaatatttatatcctAATAATATGGCTGATGggtttaaatttataataaataatattatggtaaataatgatatgaatataaaaaatatatatattttcttttttctaaaattaaTGAGCATGTTAGATACAgaatatatagataattcctatgctaaaaaaaatttacaagtagttacaaatttaaaagaatctataaaaaataatgatttgCCATTAATTGTagaatgtttttattatataatgaatttaaatatagaagaaaatacatcgctagctatttttacattagCTAAATATGTCCCATGGattgatataaattatgtagTAAATGACAAAGTATTAAGTTTTGTATATAACACTTTAAATTCGATAAATCCAATTTCACAAGCTAGTTATCCATTCTTAACttctttaataaaaaaaggtatGAATCCTGTTAATAAAATCCAATTTATTGAAAGTATcaacattatatatataatacaaaatagcCCCAAAATAGTTGATACCTcttttgaaataaataaaaatattatgatgaaaaaaggagagttaataaataatatttgctTAGAATTAGTTGAATcaatttttgaaattactaaattaaaagattatgaaatgaatattatgaaatataatgaagTCTGTGATAAGGcaacaaatttattatttcttattttaCCACATGCATTGGATATATTTTCTGCTaatgatttttatataaccaGTACAGTCGAACCATTTtttagtttattttttacaaaatttaaagGAATTATAGAATTTGCCCCTGGTACTAATAccgaaaataataacaaccCCAACAATTGTAATAGGGGAATTGCTAgtaattcatataaaattcCTATGAGCAAATTAAACGTTTTTATAAACAGTCTTATGTGTACTACTGTCAACAAATTTGAATTCCCATCATATATTGAAGAAGATTATGATGAAGAAGATGAAGATTATATTACTTTTATAAACTTTCGAGAAAATAtcgaaaaattatttcaacgtttaattttatttgataaattaaaatctattgaaattattaaaaatgctattcaatatttaaatgaaaattttgataatctTCAATGGAATAACATAGAATGTAAGctatatgcattttatattactaCATCTATTTATAGCGAATATAAAGGAAATTCGAGTACAAATAGTGGAtcgaataataatacaaaacaaCAACAAAAGGATTCTGCTGAAATGTCTTTAaactataataatttattatatgaatgtTTAATAgagttattaaaaaatcgaaaaattgttaattgCAATAACACtcttattaatataaatttaatggaaatatttcaaagactaaatttattttttattaaaaatccACAATATATTGAATATTCTTTGCATGTATTTATTACTAACGGTATTCGAAGTAACAAAAATAGTGTAGTCAAAAAAGcgatacatatttttaaaaaattcatcaaaaataattctattgttatatcaaattatattaaagatATATTGCAAATGTTAGAACCATATTTAGATATTCCATGTCCCTATCAAAAAATACGAAATAATGGACTTATGGGTAGTAGTCCATTTAATACCGTTGCATTAAATCCAGATACTATCAAatctatatatacttatatgtataatgaaaaaaattatacttaCGATGATCaaattgatatatatgaaacCGCAGGGTTGttgttattatatcatGATTTTTCAAGGGGTAAAAAATTAGTAAATGATGATGGATATCAAAGCAATAGAGCCGCAAACAATATGTGCAATGCAGGTACAGATttaaatagtataaatgaaaaaatgaatgagCAATTAATTCCAATTTACAAAGaaagaatattattttttaaaggcGTATTAAATAAGCTACTAGAAAATTTAGCttctattaaaaatttatatataaactcTCCTAAAACACAACAAGATACATTATGCTTAAGTTTTACGTgtagtattattattaaatgtaTAGGAGCATTATgcaaaaatgtaaatatcaGTATGACAGATACATTAATCAATGATCTAGATAATACATTAGGTTTAATAATTAGCGAATCATTAGAACTATTTTATACTAATTATCTTGTTAGAGATTCTGTTCTTTATACTTATAGAATTCTCTCTAATTTATTCAAAGAATTATCACTTAATTATACAATCAAAATTTtaccatatttttataacatatcatataatatgataatggaaaaattgaaaaaaggTAATAGCACTGATAATTCGGGAACTAGTGGTAACGCTTTTAGTATGACTACTCCAACATCTTTTCAAATGTCTAATAACCCATCTGAGAATGATTCAAAAAATGTCTCAAGTAGATATCAAGAAGagttaaaatatttatatagcGAATTGAATGAGTTAAGTATACTAGTATGCCATCTTATATCAacatataaagaaaaatcgTTTGACACATTTATTAAaccatatatacataatattacCCAAATACATTTAAGTGTATGGAAACGTATACATGTACAATCTATTGAAATGCAAAGAGAACAAAATTCAGTTTTATCgccattattattaatattttataatatatcattaaataTACCAACAGcaatacataattttatttcttttgaGCATGTTGCTATAAACcataaacatttttgtgATATGTTTGCAAATGatgatttaataaaaacaaaaatagcAGATGCTGTTACAAGTATATTActtatttctttaaattataaaaataccaTCGATTTGagtatttgtttatattcattCCAAACTATTACTAACATATTGAATAGTGCTGCAAATATGCCAACTGCTGATGAGGTAAACActctaaaaaaatatacttatatgctatgctaattttatatcataattGTAATGCCAATTTCATGTCctgtaaatatatgtttgcATTCTTTCTTTTTGCAGATATTAAGTAAATACCCATTAATGCAAATTATTGAAACAATATGTCTATCTTTAAAGTTCTTGGATTATTCCGATCCCAAAAATAAGAGGGTAAAAACACATTCTAATAATCCCAcaatttatgcatatacatatgtggGAATATcctatttaataatatttgaaGCATGACAATATTtgtaacaatttttatttttttttattaatgtaCAGGTAATTCAAGAGGCTCTCACCATATTTAGATTATTATGTGGATTTAAAGGAACTACTAATTGTTTACCAAGAAAAATAATCGAAAACTCACAAATGTGCTTGCAAAATTCGCTACTCTCAGCTTTTAAAAACAACCAAAATGACATTCATGTCTTACTTCAAgtaagaataaaaatatattagtttagacccatttttatcattttgtgtgcaataaatatgaaaataaaaaaaaaaatacattatattaattttttttttctgaacaTGCAGGCAATTAATGAAAACAATCAACAACAGTTTAGACATATTTTATCTAATTTTGCTgcataacaaaaaaaataaaaaacatttaaactgaatataaaatggactaatggaaaattaaaaaattaggaatgaatatatgcatatatagagaaaataaaacaataaaatattgaatGAGTGTAATTCGTATAAAGCCAAAGAAAAACACACATTACTAAATAGCcaaaattaatacaaaataaaaatatgtatatgcaataatttgtttccttttttttttttttttttttttaatattaacaaaattatattaatatttataaaaaaaaatatatatattatttatttttacaaaatgataaaataatgattaaTTTGTGAATATGTccataatttgttttattatataattgaataaatattcttatacaaattaatataaatgtatttttttttcttacaatatgtttatttcatatgtattttatttttttatatattttaatgtatcctattttttttatatatgtaatgtAGAAAAGTAAGAATTATCTAAGACTTCATCAATTTTTAATCTTTCATTTGGATcccttaaaaaattaaatgaaatttaaataaataattgtataaataagCATACACTATTCTTATATCTATAGCATATagaatattatgaaaaacgACATATacaacataaaataaatcacaTAATTCGGGACAAATTATACGCTGCTACCATTTTAAAAGCCCATCTATTATGTCTATTAAATCTCTTTCTCtgcaaaattttatttcatataaaaatacatttttttatgttaaaatataaactatACAATGCAGTAACGAATTCGTTTTGGGATATATAAGGTGGTATAATCTTAGTAAATATGTTACAAGTACAAtactaaaataaatgaataaataagaCACGGAATAAGTaatactattatatatatatatatttttgttaactCTTTCTCTAAAACGTTTCCTAGAATATGACTCCATGATAAAGATGGGATATCTAACTCGCATAGCTCTTTTATTAGTAATGtcttaatataaaaaaaaataacgaaatttataaaatatataagaatGTAGTATTTATGAACTATTACGTTTAGCAaccatataaaaatattacatttttggAGCTAGTATAatcctttatattttcataaaaatttctatataaaaaaatagaacaAATGAGTATATTtcttcttatttttttatataattttaggTATAACATCgaattttaaaatggaTACATATTAGGTGATCCTAAGACTTCaatcaaatttataatttgggAGCATTCTTCTGAATATCTTtagaaataaatcaaaaaaataataaaataaataaataataaaataaatgggaaatgaaaataaaatgcttCCCTATGCTTATGTACTAAaacttttataatttcattttttaactcGTCTTTCTTGAACTTTCCAGGAAACAAGGGGCACAAATTTATTAGctcaaaaattatacaaccCAGCGCTAaggtattaaaaatattattatattaaaagatcCAATAGAATTAAAgggtataaaaaaagttacaAACAAAttgcaaataaaatactaaCACCATAGGTCCACAGCTGTCTGTAAAATgcgaaaaaatgaaaaggcAACATAGGTACTCAAATCAGACCATTGGATCGTATATCGAATATCTTTAAGAATAttcattcatattttatatacatgtcagttttattataaataattttttaaccGTATAATACATGGAGCCACAAAGCAATTCCGGCGCCCTATACCATCTTGAACAGATATAAGGGatggaaataatatttttttcaactttttTGGCAGAtccttaaaaaaataagcgTATTATCCATTTCAAATGCCATCAATTTAGCATTCTActtaattataaatgtgtatatacatttttttatatacctAAATCACATATTTCTACATTAATATCAGGCGTATCCAAATTGatctattaataaaaagattacttattttgtattcatATGCTTAATTAGATacacatttattaatttatttattactaatatattatccGGTTTTAAATCTCTATGAGCAACACTATGCTCGtgcaaattttttattcctaAGCATATTTGACTAAAATAAAGATGCATCGATTTGTGCTTATCCATAATAggttcatatatatgtgcatgCATATATCCTTTTCATTACGTACTGTATTATTGTTTTCAAGCTATCTGGTGGGATTCGCTCATAtctaataattataaaaaatgataagaaatatatattttgcatGCACCaccttttcatttttgtattcAAAAGGGTTAATAATACAGTTAGcttaattatataagttAATCAAGAGAATGTGTGAAAATATAGTTATTTTTACTTGTCTTCCCTTTTTTCCTGCTTTTTTAGTCTTATAAATTTTCCTAAGCTATAtgtcatatatttaaaaacaatattttggATGCGAAATCCTTTTTCTGTCgttgtataaaaaatcgaTTTTGTATTTACGATATTTTTACtgtaattcattttttttaataagtcAACTTCTCTAGAAACTTTATTTCTCCTTCAGACAAGGAAATGaaaagttaataaaaatggacaATGATAAGTAACTgtttattatcaaaatggTTAGGATTAGTGGTTATATACTTATTAGTATTATTTGTACCATTTTGGCGACCTTTTAATGGCAACTGGTTCTTGAGTAGCTAAATCTATTGCATAATAGACCTTTCCAAAAGTTCCTTTTCCAATCAGTTTTATCAATTTATATTGGggatattcatttttactCCCCTTTGTTTTATCCATTTCGTGTTTATATACTTTATGAACTTAAACACTATATTATCGCtcaatatatacatacagaataaataagtttatatttattgtgtCTATATTATTGCTTGTAAATATGTGCAAGTTCAAAAtgtatgtaataataattctaaAATAAGTTGTTTAAAACGAACAAATGTAACACCCCATacgaaacaaaaaattaaactaTATCCATagtcttttaaaaaaaataacagaACAAATGGAGagtcaaaaaaaaattaaacaaagatttacaaaatatatattcaacaaacaaattaataaacaattttatttaaattttcataagaaaaacaaaaaaattaaaataaataaagagaCTTTCccaaacaaaatatgaatatatatttcatgtacatacatataagACAAAATTTtactgtttttttttaataaatattatctcTACATAAAcatgtatacatatacacACGCGTGTGcgttatatatactatttaaatatgcGAAATAGACTATTAAAAGAATgctaatttttatttaacttttcaaaatataatatattgagGAATTGTTCAATTTGGGccgtaaaaaaaaaataaaagcgAGTGCAAAAAAGAGAACAGAGAATAACTACCAAAAAAAGGAATGTCTTAAATGTAGaattgttaaaataaaaaaatacaccaaatgtatttcatttaaaaattaaggTTATCATAATTTCTACATTTACTGTTTGTTGTCAAACCATCAATatgtttgaaaattttattttttgttctaaatattgatatataaaaataaacaatatatacacatgtgcgtatgtacatatgtatgcttatatatttttcttctttgtattttattgcAATAATATAGGAgctatgaaaatataagaacttatatatctttttaaattgttttacTATTTTGTGTATTATATCGTATTGCGCAttgcaaataaatatataaatgtttgTGTGTGCCATTTACacaataattaaatatatatattgctttagctacacatatataacaactgaaattatttatatgcaattattatttgtccaattttatttattaaatttaaatcgTTTCtcgtattatttatatcctAAAATCCATGAAACTgacttaatatatatattataattttataaaattcaaacccggaaaataacaataaaaaaggaatataaaaaatatatgtgaagctaatgaaaataatggcaacattataaattacaaatatatgcaataataaaatatacatatatttatttaataatcttttttatttttccttcAATGTGTAGTGGCCAATTCAATAAGTTTATAGTGTATACAAGttaaagtttttttttcgcatAAGGATTATATGCgtcattaattttgttaacatttatgaatatttcattacatattatttttttattcgaAATTTCgatatatttccatttctCAATTgcgtatttattttatttatttatttacttaCAATTGAGGGTCATCTACACCATCACACATTACACGCACTTCAGTGTTTAACCGTTGATTCTTTACTAAAGTAACaacaataaaattgaaaaagtttgaaaaaaatttgaaaaaaaaggaatatgaTACTActtgaataaaaatataataaactttatacatgtgttttttttttataaagtatataaattttttattatatttattcatatatatcatatttaaacAGCTGAAAAAAGATTGTCAAAAACGTccttatatatgtataaatctATATAAGAgcttatttaaataatgtgtAGTGAAAATGTGATACTattgataaatatgataaaaaaacaaaacagtgaagaaagggaaaaaaacaaacatTTGCATAAATTACTAAAGTATGGCTTacgataaaaatatatagagaaaagaaattttattcaaaGATGTGATCAAATGTTGAGAAGATAAACCCTTTTATTGACAAAATGaacatatgtatatccatataaatattattatatgtaatacTGTGCTATAATTAATAGTCATATAATCGGAtcgatatatatattcattgcACCGAATAAGTATGGAAGAATATAGACATCAAGTTGGCGGTCATTGCAAGTTGATCAAACCCAAAGATTCATCAAAAGTTTACAAACCGCTGatagaaaatgaa
Protein-coding sequences here:
- a CDS encoding exportin-T, putative, yielding MDELEVAILCLYGNESSQINKNEARKYCEMFQNNSDSWKYCITKLIESDKLEIKFFCVNVIIEKLGTLKIEDLIYIKNSLYTYLEKKYITINEDPCVVNKIIQLYLYLIEYLYPNNMADGFKFIINNIMVNNDMNIKNIYIFFFLKLMSMLDTEYIDNSYAKKNLQVVTNLKESIKNNDLPLIVECFYYIMNLNIEENTSLAIFTLAKYVPWIDINYVVNDKVLSFVYNTLNSINPISQASYPFLTSLIKKGMNPVNKIQFIESINIIYIIQNSPKIVDTSFEINKNIMMKKGELINNICLELVESIFEITKLKDYEMNIMKYNEVCDKATNLLFLILPHALDIFSANDFYITSTVEPFFSLFFTKFKGIIEFAPGTNTENNNNPNNCNRGIASNSYKIPMSKLNVFINSLMCTTVNKFEFPSYIEEDYDEEDEDYITFINFRENIEKLFQRLILFDKLKSIEIIKNAIQYLNENFDNLQWNNIECKLYAFYITTSIYSEYKGNSSTNSGSNNNTKQQQKDSAEMSLNYNNLLYECLIELLKNRKIVNCNNTLININLMEIFQRLNLFFIKNPQYIEYSLHVFITNGIRSNKNSVVKKAIHIFKKFIKNNSIVISNYIKDILQMLEPYLDIPCPYQKIRNNGLMGSSPFNTVALNPDTIKSIYTYMYNEKNYTYDDQIDIYETAGLLLLYHDFSRGKKLVNDDGYQSNRAANNMCNAGTDLNSINEKMNEQLIPIYKERILFFKGVLNKLLENLASIKNLYINSPKTQQDTLCLSFTCSIIIKCIGALCKNVNISMTDTLINDLDNTLGLIISESLELFYTNYLVRDSVLYTYRILSNLFKELSLNYTIKILPYFYNISYNMIMEKLKKGNSTDNSGTSGNAFSMTTPTSFQMSNNPSENDSKNVSSRYQEELKYLYSELNELSILVCHLISTYKEKSFDTFIKPYIHNITQIHLSVWKRIHVQSIEMQREQNSVLSPLLLIFYNISLNIPTAIHNFISFEHVAINHKHFCDMFANDDLIKTKIADAVTSILLISLNYKNTIDLSICLYSFQTITNILNSAANMPTADEILSKYPLMQIIETICLSLKFLDYSDPKNKRVIQEALTIFRLLCGFKGTTNCLPRKIIENSQMCLQNSLLSAFKNNQNDIHVLLQAINENNQQQFRHILSNFAA
- a CDS encoding protein kinase, putative, with translation MDKTKGSKNEYPQYKLIKLIGKGTFGKVYYAIDLATQEPVAIKRSPKWRNKVSREVDLLKKMNYSKNIVNTKSIFYTTTEKGFRIQNIVFKYMTYSLGKFIRLKKQEKREDKYERIPPDSLKTIIHQICLGIKNLHEHSVAHRDLKPDNILINLDTPDINVEICDLGSAKKVEKNIISIPYICSRWYRAPELLCGSMYYTTAVDLWSLGCIIFELINLCPLFPGKFKKDEYSEECSQIINLIEVLGSPNINFYENIKDYTSSKNTLLIKELCELDIPSLSWSHILGNVLEKEERDLIDIIDGLLKWDPNERLKIDEVLDNSYFSTLHI